Proteins encoded within one genomic window of Methanoregula sp. UBA64:
- a CDS encoding FAD synthase translates to MTARRVVATGTFDILHPGHLYYLEESKKLGDELWVIVARDANVKFKPRPIVPEEQRRAMIAALKPVDHAVLGDPADMFRPIVEIRPDIITLGFNQYFNEENLKSQLAERNLPAQVARIGRYEGGDLASSRLIVQRIIEARGTGQRSG, encoded by the coding sequence ATGACCGCCCGGCGCGTTGTTGCCACCGGCACGTTCGATATCCTCCACCCGGGCCACCTCTACTACTTAGAGGAATCAAAAAAACTCGGCGACGAACTCTGGGTGATCGTTGCCCGGGACGCAAACGTGAAGTTCAAGCCCCGCCCGATTGTTCCCGAGGAGCAGCGCCGGGCCATGATCGCGGCGCTTAAGCCGGTCGACCACGCTGTCCTCGGCGACCCGGCCGACATGTTCCGGCCCATCGTTGAGATCCGGCCCGATATCATCACGCTCGGGTTCAACCAGTACTTCAATGAAGAGAACCTGAAAAGCCAGCTCGCGGAGCGCAACCTTCCGGCACAGGTGGCCCGGATCGGCAGGTACGAGGGCGGCGACCTTGCGAGCTCGCGCCTCATCGTCCAGCGTATCATCGAGGCCCGGGGAACCGGTCAGCGCTCCGGGTAA
- a CDS encoding Mov34/MPN/PAD-1 family protein, translating to MTAIRGIKKELLQLLLELGKNSHPNEFAALLKEEGGLIAELNLLPGTITGSSSASIFFDMMPLDTHMAGSAHSHPNGVCRPSDADLNFFPRAGRYHLIIGAPYEEGCWRCFTADGDPFDLEVI from the coding sequence ATGACTGCCATCCGCGGGATAAAAAAAGAACTTTTACAGCTGCTCCTTGAACTCGGGAAAAACAGCCACCCCAACGAGTTCGCGGCACTCTTAAAAGAGGAGGGCGGGCTCATTGCCGAGCTCAACCTCCTCCCCGGCACGATCACCGGCAGTTCCTCGGCCTCGATCTTCTTTGACATGATGCCGCTCGATACCCATATGGCGGGAAGCGCCCACTCGCACCCGAACGGCGTCTGCCGGCCTTCGGATGCGGATTTGAACTTCTTTCCCCGGGCGGGACGCTACCACCTGATCATCGGCGCCCCGTACGAGGAGGGGTGCTGGCGGTGCTTTACCGCGGACGGCGATCCTTTCGATCTCGAGGTGATCTAA